From a region of the Butyrivibrio sp. AE3004 genome:
- a CDS encoding acyltransferase family protein translates to MTNEKGNSFGILRYYAAFCVMYLHFTGYMMSLVPDHVRGIGVLRSIVNFYQPTVIMFAISGFLISASLERGGMDAKTFVKKRFSRLYPDLWLSMAVYIAALYLIIRDKFDSSILKWCFTQGIGIAGTPSCLKDFATGSINGPMWYFTVLIQLYILVFLFKLITKNSRSSVLYGITCAVLAVCNIICSMSVSKIGDTGAKLLERFFLPYAVWFFMGVFIQTCKLHEIKNIKTISLITVIIHAVIRISGTYDIGYYTGVITGICTCILTIAAAHLLTCTKIKTDLSYGMYLYHWLFLNLIIHYQLYDKFHWMVCLIIFTLSTIVFAYIFRVKRK, encoded by the coding sequence ATGACAAACGAAAAGGGGAATTCATTTGGAATACTACGATATTATGCGGCTTTCTGCGTAATGTATCTTCACTTTACAGGCTATATGATGAGCCTTGTGCCGGATCATGTAAGGGGCATAGGTGTACTTCGTTCTATCGTAAACTTTTATCAGCCTACGGTAATCATGTTTGCGATCAGCGGTTTTCTCATTTCGGCTTCCCTTGAACGAGGAGGAATGGATGCGAAAACCTTCGTAAAAAAAAGATTTTCCAGGTTATATCCGGATCTCTGGCTTAGCATGGCTGTGTATATAGCCGCTCTATATCTCATTATCCGCGATAAATTCGATTCATCGATCCTTAAATGGTGCTTTACTCAGGGTATCGGAATTGCAGGGACACCTTCCTGCCTGAAAGACTTTGCCACCGGAAGCATAAACGGTCCCATGTGGTACTTCACGGTCCTTATTCAGCTGTACATCTTAGTTTTTCTTTTTAAACTCATAACTAAAAACTCAAGATCATCAGTCCTTTACGGCATAACCTGCGCCGTTTTAGCCGTATGCAACATCATCTGTTCCATGTCGGTCTCAAAAATCGGAGATACCGGCGCAAAGCTTCTGGAACGCTTTTTTCTCCCGTATGCTGTCTGGTTTTTCATGGGAGTGTTTATTCAGACCTGCAAACTTCATGAAATAAAGAATATAAAGACAATTTCTCTCATAACAGTTATCATTCACGCTGTCATCAGAATAAGCGGCACTTATGATATCGGCTACTATACAGGGGTAATCACCGGTATCTGCACCTGTATTCTTACAATAGCCGCTGCCCATCTTCTTACCTGCACAAAAATAAAGACAGACCTATCATATGGAATGTATCTCTATCACTGGCTGTTTTTGAATCTCATCATTCATTATCAGCTATATGACAAATTCCACTGGATGGTCTGCCTTATAATCTTTACTTTATCAACTATAGTTTTTGCTTATATTTTCAGGGTAAAACGCAAGTAA
- a CDS encoding bifunctional metallophosphatase/5'-nucleotidase: MKIIFTSDTHGHVFPINYATNKDENSGLFCIAAQIKDEIDGNTLLIDGGDSLQGTPLLSYYLSHRDEYDFNPMAEGFNAMGLHYYTLGNHDFNFGYDAIADYAKAMKAELICANVNDKRGELGIKKHVIHTLEDGTRVGITGAVTGYVNFWEQEKNLTELEITDPIEALKNALDEIRDVSDITVCIYHGGFEEDLATGNRLSDTEENQACKIARELDFDILLTGHQHMAVEGVMLDGTYGVQPPDKAMRYCVLEANKEDALAGEPGTESDNLTTRCFAVKSELRPVESPGEAYREILQSHSFMEKMNENLQTWLDEPIGCLEKEIEPEDKLEAALNGSKVASMFNQVQLELTGADFSCTSLANEPLGLHKEITVRDILGIYQFANTEEVKEVTGAVIRKALERCAEYFAIDEKTGKVKISEVFLQPKVEHYNYDYYAGLWYEFDLTRPVGERVVTLKKLDGQEILDDEKYTLVTSNYRATGTGGYECIGNCKTIRTYPEEMPDLVIDFVRRNSPVGEIVNSRFTCVLP, translated from the coding sequence ATGAAAATCATTTTTACATCAGATACACACGGACATGTTTTCCCGATTAATTATGCTACAAATAAGGATGAAAACTCGGGACTCTTTTGTATTGCAGCGCAGATAAAGGACGAAATTGACGGCAATACGCTCTTAATTGACGGAGGTGACTCTCTTCAGGGCACGCCTCTTCTTTCATACTACTTAAGCCACAGAGATGAATACGATTTTAATCCGATGGCTGAGGGCTTTAATGCCATGGGACTTCATTACTATACACTTGGTAATCATGACTTCAACTTTGGTTATGATGCTATCGCTGACTATGCAAAGGCAATGAAAGCTGAGCTTATTTGCGCAAACGTAAATGACAAAAGAGGTGAGCTTGGCATAAAAAAGCATGTTATTCATACTTTAGAAGACGGCACGAGAGTAGGTATAACCGGTGCTGTCACAGGATATGTAAATTTCTGGGAGCAGGAGAAGAATCTGACGGAGCTTGAAATAACAGATCCGATTGAAGCCTTAAAGAATGCGCTTGATGAAATCAGAGATGTGTCTGATATTACGGTATGCATTTATCATGGCGGTTTTGAGGAAGACCTTGCAACGGGTAACAGACTTTCAGATACTGAGGAGAATCAGGCTTGTAAAATTGCAAGAGAGCTTGATTTTGACATACTTCTTACAGGACATCAGCACATGGCAGTCGAGGGAGTAATGCTTGACGGAACATACGGAGTACAACCTCCGGACAAGGCTATGAGATACTGCGTTCTTGAAGCGAATAAAGAAGATGCTTTAGCAGGCGAACCAGGAACAGAGAGTGATAATCTTACAACACGCTGTTTTGCCGTTAAATCAGAACTTCGACCGGTAGAAAGCCCCGGTGAAGCTTACAGAGAAATCCTACAGTCACATTCATTTATGGAAAAAATGAATGAAAACCTTCAGACCTGGCTTGATGAGCCTATAGGGTGTCTTGAAAAGGAGATTGAACCCGAGGATAAGCTTGAAGCCGCACTTAACGGAAGTAAGGTTGCATCCATGTTTAATCAGGTACAACTGGAGCTTACCGGAGCTGATTTTTCATGCACCAGTCTTGCAAATGAGCCCCTTGGACTTCATAAGGAGATTACAGTAAGGGATATCCTTGGAATATATCAGTTTGCGAATACTGAGGAAGTAAAAGAGGTAACCGGAGCAGTTATCAGAAAAGCTCTTGAGAGATGCGCCGAATATTTCGCAATTGATGAAAAAACGGGCAAGGTAAAAATTTCCGAAGTATTTCTTCAGCCAAAGGTTGAACATTATAACTACGATTACTATGCAGGACTGTGGTACGAATTTGATCTTACGAGGCCTGTAGGTGAGAGAGTAGTGACTTTGAAAAAGCTTGATGGACAGGAGATACTTGATGATGAGAAGTACACTCTTGTTACAAGCAACTACAGGGCTACCGGAACAGGTGGATATGAATGCATAGGCAATTGCAAAACAATAAGAACATATCCTGAGGAGATGCCGGATCTTGTAATTGATTTTGTTCGAAGAAACAGCCCTGTCGGTGAGATTGTAAACAGCAGATTTACTTGCGTTTTACCCTGA
- a CDS encoding NAD(P)/FAD-dependent oxidoreductase encodes MKTYDIVIVGGGPAGLAAAVAAKEAGNDSILILERDHELGGILNQCIHNGFGLHTFKEELTGPEYAYRFIKQVLDLGIEYKLNTMVMDIAPDKTVTAMNREDGMFTIPAKAVILAMGCRERPRGALNIPGYRPAGIFSAGTAQRLVNIEGYMPGREVVILGSGDIGLIMARRMTLEGAKVKVVAELMPYSGGLKRNIVQCLDDYGIPLKLSHTVVDIEGKDHVTAVTIAKVGPDRKPIPGTEIRYTCDTLLLSCGLIPENELSRSAGVKMSPVTSGPVVNESLETNIPGVFACGNVLHVHDLVDYVSEEAKRAGENAVKYINEGCRDSENQDFIEIAATDGARYTVPSSINLDRMSDLLTVRFRVGDVYKDSFVSVYFDDERILHNQKRIMAPGEMEQIILKKSQLKEHEGLKKITVKIEAE; translated from the coding sequence ATGAAAACATATGACATTGTAATCGTAGGAGGAGGCCCGGCAGGCCTCGCAGCTGCTGTTGCAGCAAAAGAAGCTGGAAATGACAGTATACTGATTCTTGAAAGAGACCATGAGCTTGGTGGAATCCTTAACCAGTGCATACATAACGGATTCGGACTTCATACCTTTAAGGAAGAACTTACAGGACCTGAATATGCATACAGATTTATAAAGCAGGTACTTGATCTTGGAATTGAATATAAGCTCAATACAATGGTAATGGACATTGCTCCTGACAAAACCGTTACTGCAATGAACAGAGAGGATGGAATGTTTACTATCCCCGCAAAGGCAGTAATACTTGCCATGGGATGCAGAGAAAGACCCAGAGGAGCACTTAACATCCCCGGCTACAGACCTGCAGGAATCTTCTCTGCCGGAACTGCCCAGAGACTTGTAAATATTGAAGGATATATGCCGGGACGCGAGGTAGTTATACTTGGTTCCGGAGATATCGGACTTATCATGGCGCGCAGAATGACTCTTGAAGGCGCAAAGGTTAAGGTGGTAGCAGAGCTTATGCCATACTCGGGCGGTCTTAAGAGAAATATAGTTCAGTGTCTTGATGACTATGGTATTCCTCTCAAACTCTCACATACTGTTGTTGACATTGAGGGCAAGGACCATGTTACCGCTGTTACAATAGCTAAGGTCGGACCTGACAGAAAGCCGATTCCCGGTACTGAGATCAGATATACCTGTGACACACTTCTTCTTTCCTGCGGACTTATTCCGGAGAATGAACTTTCAAGATCAGCAGGAGTTAAGATGAGTCCCGTGACATCAGGACCTGTGGTAAATGAATCACTTGAGACCAACATCCCCGGCGTATTTGCCTGCGGAAACGTACTTCATGTGCACGATCTTGTTGACTATGTTTCGGAGGAAGCAAAGAGAGCCGGAGAAAATGCGGTTAAATACATAAATGAGGGCTGCAGAGATTCAGAGAATCAGGACTTTATTGAAATTGCCGCTACAGATGGGGCAAGATACACTGTTCCAAGCAGTATAAACCTTGATCGCATGAGCGACCTTCTGACAGTAAGATTCAGAGTAGGTGATGTTTATAAAGACTCATTTGTAAGTGTATATTTTGATGATGAACGCATCCTGCATAATCAGAAAAGAATCATGGCCCCCGGCGAAATGGAGCAGATCATCTTAAAAAAGAGCCAGCTTAAGGAACACGAGGGACTTAAGAAAATTACTGTAAAGATTGAGGCGGAATAA
- the phnE gene encoding phosphonate ABC transporter, permease protein PhnE, which produces MNQRIKEAYEKRPKDWMYNLAIGVIFVGLMVWSGSAVETAGTTQDGGQIALNVLAGIFHPDLSFLFDFSNKGVPYLMLETICIAFLGTIVGAILSIPLAFISASNLTPKPIAFAGRMIIMAVRTVPAFVYGLMFIRVTGPGAFAGLLTMGVCSVGMISKMYIEAIEDIDTHVIEALDASGFNMWQKIRFGILPQLLPNFASTAIYRFDINLRDATILGMVGAGGFGAPLIFAMNAYRWNEAGAILAGLIVLILIIEYISTRIRLKLTRG; this is translated from the coding sequence ATGAATCAGAGAATTAAAGAAGCATATGAAAAACGCCCCAAAGACTGGATGTATAATCTTGCCATCGGTGTCATCTTCGTCGGTCTTATGGTATGGAGCGGAAGTGCTGTCGAGACAGCGGGAACTACGCAGGATGGCGGGCAGATAGCACTTAATGTATTAGCCGGTATTTTTCACCCGGATCTGTCATTCCTTTTTGACTTTTCCAATAAGGGTGTGCCTTATCTGATGCTGGAAACAATATGTATAGCTTTTCTCGGTACGATAGTGGGAGCTATTCTTTCAATTCCGCTCGCTTTTATATCAGCTTCAAACCTTACACCTAAGCCAATAGCATTTGCCGGCAGAATGATAATCATGGCTGTTCGTACAGTACCTGCTTTTGTGTATGGCCTTATGTTTATAAGAGTTACCGGACCAGGAGCGTTTGCAGGTCTTTTGACAATGGGTGTGTGCTCTGTAGGAATGATCAGTAAGATGTATATTGAAGCTATAGAGGACATCGATACACATGTAATTGAGGCTCTTGATGCGTCAGGCTTTAATATGTGGCAGAAGATAAGATTCGGAATACTTCCGCAGCTTCTTCCCAACTTTGCGTCAACTGCAATCTATCGATTCGATATTAATCTTCGAGATGCGACAATTCTCGGTATGGTTGGTGCCGGAGGTTTCGGTGCTCCACTTATTTTTGCAATGAATGCATATCGTTGGAATGAAGCAGGTGCAATACTTGCAGGTCTTATTGTATTGATTCTTATTATTGAGTACATTTCAACAAGGATCAGACTTAAACTGACCAGAGGTTAA
- the phnE gene encoding phosphonate ABC transporter, permease protein PhnE gives MSVYDKIFKPKVYTLPNGNTAEKKASRAPVYFIFILLMSILSVKITGFDMKILSQRIGQFFVILGEMLPPNTDFMSKVWGPLFDTIKMSLLGSVAGALLSVPFAMLASTNVCPNKVVVSVVRVMFSLIRTLPTLVTALVATLVFGLGTLAGTFAIAVFSFAYIGKLTYEEIETVDMGAFEAMEAMGATKARAFVSAIVPQVLPFFLSNCLFNFEGNVRYAAVLGYVGAGGIGLVLNEKISWREYSSVGMMLVALFVAVFVIESISRMLRKKLV, from the coding sequence GTGAGCGTATACGATAAGATTTTCAAACCCAAAGTATATACACTTCCCAACGGAAATACAGCTGAGAAGAAAGCATCTCGCGCACCGGTATACTTCATTTTTATTTTGCTTATGAGTATTCTTTCAGTCAAGATCACAGGCTTTGACATGAAAATATTATCTCAGCGTATCGGACAGTTTTTTGTAATTCTCGGTGAGATGCTCCCTCCGAATACTGATTTTATGAGCAAGGTTTGGGGACCGCTTTTTGACACAATAAAGATGTCTCTTTTGGGATCGGTTGCAGGCGCACTTCTTTCCGTACCTTTTGCAATGCTTGCTAGTACAAATGTATGTCCCAACAAAGTAGTAGTGTCTGTTGTTCGAGTTATGTTTTCTCTTATAAGAACTCTCCCCACACTCGTTACGGCACTTGTTGCTACACTCGTGTTTGGACTTGGAACGCTTGCCGGTACTTTCGCTATTGCGGTATTTTCATTCGCTTATATAGGAAAGCTTACCTATGAGGAGATAGAAACAGTTGATATGGGGGCATTCGAAGCTATGGAAGCTATGGGAGCAACCAAGGCAAGAGCTTTTGTATCAGCCATTGTTCCTCAGGTTCTTCCTTTCTTCCTCTCAAACTGCCTTTTTAACTTTGAAGGTAATGTGAGATATGCAGCTGTTCTTGGTTATGTAGGAGCAGGTGGTATCGGTCTTGTTCTTAATGAAAAGATATCCTGGAGAGAGTATTCAAGCGTTGGAATGATGCTTGTAGCACTTTTTGTAGCTGTATTTGTAATTGAGTCGATCAGCAGAATGCTTCGAAAGAAGCTTGTCTGA
- the phnC gene encoding phosphonate ABC transporter ATP-binding protein has product MIKFEDVGKRYPNGFEGLKHIDLTIEQGEFVAIIGLSGAGKSTLIRTINRMHDVTSGKLTVDDVDVMSLSGKQLRRFRRKIGMIFQSFNLITRTTVINNVLTSFVPDMPWYRAFFGIYTKDEKIKALECLDKVGILRKAFVRADQLSGGQQQRVALARTLAQNPQIILADEPVAALDPVTAKQVMDDFKRINEEMNISILINIHHVDLALQYATRVVGIRDGEIVYDGPASEVTKEVLASIYKGKSADEDIMDANDHNEKR; this is encoded by the coding sequence ATGATCAAGTTTGAAGACGTAGGAAAGAGATACCCAAACGGTTTTGAGGGATTAAAGCATATTGATCTCACTATTGAACAGGGAGAATTTGTAGCAATAATCGGACTTTCAGGTGCAGGTAAATCCACACTCATTCGTACCATCAACAGGATGCACGATGTTACGAGCGGAAAACTCACCGTGGATGATGTTGATGTGATGAGTCTGTCCGGAAAACAGCTTAGAAGATTCAGAAGAAAGATAGGTATGATTTTCCAATCCTTCAACCTGATCACAAGAACCACAGTTATAAACAATGTACTTACCTCATTTGTTCCTGATATGCCCTGGTACAGAGCGTTCTTTGGTATTTATACAAAGGATGAAAAGATAAAGGCCTTGGAATGTCTTGATAAGGTCGGCATCCTGAGAAAGGCATTTGTCCGTGCCGATCAGTTATCAGGCGGACAGCAGCAGAGAGTAGCACTTGCAAGAACGCTTGCGCAGAATCCTCAGATCATCCTTGCCGATGAGCCGGTAGCAGCTCTTGATCCTGTAACAGCCAAGCAGGTAATGGATGATTTTAAGAGAATTAACGAGGAGATGAACATCTCAATTCTTATCAATATTCACCATGTGGATCTTGCTCTTCAATATGCAACAAGAGTTGTAGGTATCAGAGATGGTGAGATTGTTTATGACGGACCCGCTTCTGAAGTAACTAAAGAAGTTCTTGCTTCTATCTATAAAGGCAAGAGTGCGGATGAGGATATTATGGATGCAAATGACCATAATGAAAAGAGGTGA
- a CDS encoding DUF1667 domain-containing protein — protein sequence MEKRELTCIGCPMGCQLTVTMENGEVTGVTGNTCMKGDIYARKEVVNPTRIVTSTVKITDGDKERVSVKTASDIPKDKIFDVMKDIDAATAKAPVYIGDVLIENVAGTGVSVIATREIAKV from the coding sequence ATGGAAAAAAGAGAACTTACATGCATCGGATGTCCTATGGGATGCCAGCTTACGGTTACTATGGAAAACGGTGAGGTAACCGGGGTTACGGGAAATACCTGCATGAAGGGCGATATATATGCCAGAAAAGAAGTTGTAAATCCAACAAGAATTGTTACCAGTACGGTTAAAATAACAGACGGAGATAAGGAAAGAGTTTCTGTAAAAACAGCAAGCGATATCCCTAAGGACAAGATATTTGATGTTATGAAGGACATTGATGCTGCAACCGCTAAAGCTCCTGTTTATATAGGTGATGTTTTGATTGAGAATGTTGCCGGAACAGGCGTTAGTGTAATTGCGACCAGAGAAATAGCCAAGGTGTGA
- the glpK gene encoding glycerol kinase GlpK produces the protein MAKYIMALDSGTTSNRCILFDQKGTICSCAQKEFTQFFPEPGWVEHDASEIWQTQLSVAREAMNKIDATFEDIAAIGITNQRETVIVWDRKTGQPICHAIVWQCRRTADFAEQMKKDVPGIVEKFQQKTGLKFDPYFSGTKIRWILDNVEGARQRAEAGELCFGTVDSWLIYKLTKGKVHVTDYSNASRTLLFNINTLEWDKELCEILDIPMSMLPEVKPSSCVYGVTDPEFFGGEIKIAGAAGDQQAALFGQTCFEEGDAKNTYGTGCFMLMNTGNKPVYSKNDLLTTIAWGINGKVTYAIEGSVYVAGAAIQWLRDELRAIDSAPDSEYFATRVKDTNGCYVVPAFTGLGAPYWDPYARGAIVGLTRGVNKYHIIRATVESLAFQTADVLKAMELDTGKKLTSLKVDGGASKNDFLLQFQADIIDTDVVRPGCVETTAMGAAYLAGLAVGYWKDKKDVLDNWSVEKEFKSTMDEEKREKELAGWKQAVASTRGWARN, from the coding sequence ATGGCAAAATATATTATGGCGCTGGATTCGGGGACAACCAGCAACAGATGTATTCTTTTTGATCAGAAAGGAACAATATGTTCCTGTGCGCAAAAGGAATTCACACAGTTTTTTCCGGAGCCCGGCTGGGTTGAACATGATGCCAGTGAAATATGGCAGACTCAGCTGTCGGTAGCACGTGAGGCGATGAATAAAATAGATGCCACTTTTGAAGATATAGCAGCTATTGGTATTACAAACCAGCGTGAAACAGTAATCGTCTGGGACAGAAAAACAGGTCAGCCTATCTGTCATGCGATCGTATGGCAGTGCCGCAGAACAGCGGATTTTGCAGAACAGATGAAAAAAGATGTTCCGGGAATCGTTGAAAAATTCCAGCAAAAGACAGGACTTAAATTCGATCCATATTTTTCGGGAACCAAGATCAGATGGATCCTTGATAATGTAGAAGGGGCAAGACAAAGAGCAGAAGCAGGGGAGCTGTGCTTTGGAACGGTTGATTCATGGCTTATCTACAAGCTCACAAAGGGAAAGGTTCATGTGACCGATTACTCCAACGCTTCCAGAACACTTTTGTTTAATATCAACACTCTGGAATGGGACAAAGAACTGTGTGAAATATTGGACATTCCAATGAGCATGCTTCCGGAGGTTAAACCCTCAAGCTGCGTTTACGGCGTAACTGATCCCGAATTCTTCGGTGGTGAGATTAAAATTGCAGGTGCGGCAGGTGACCAGCAGGCAGCTCTGTTCGGACAGACCTGTTTTGAAGAAGGGGACGCTAAAAATACTTACGGTACAGGATGCTTTATGCTGATGAATACAGGTAATAAGCCTGTTTATTCAAAAAACGACCTTCTTACAACAATTGCATGGGGAATTAACGGAAAAGTAACTTATGCTATAGAAGGTTCGGTTTATGTTGCGGGTGCTGCGATACAGTGGCTTCGAGATGAACTTAGGGCAATAGATTCAGCTCCCGATTCCGAATACTTTGCAACAAGAGTAAAGGATACAAACGGGTGCTACGTTGTTCCCGCTTTCACGGGACTCGGTGCTCCCTACTGGGATCCATATGCGAGAGGCGCGATAGTCGGACTTACCCGTGGTGTTAATAAATATCACATAATAAGAGCTACGGTTGAATCTCTTGCATTCCAGACTGCGGATGTACTTAAGGCTATGGAACTTGATACAGGAAAGAAACTCACAAGTCTAAAAGTAGACGGCGGAGCGTCAAAGAATGATTTCCTTTTGCAGTTCCAGGCCGATATTATAGATACGGATGTTGTAAGACCGGGCTGCGTTGAAACAACAGCTATGGGAGCAGCTTATCTTGCAGGTCTTGCAGTCGGTTATTGGAAGGACAAGAAAGACGTACTTGATAACTGGTCTGTCGAGAAAGAATTTAAGAGCACAATGGATGAGGAAAAGAGAGAAAAAGAGCTCGCCGGCTGGAAACAGGCGGTTGCTTCAACCAGAGGATGGGCAAGAAACTAA
- a CDS encoding NAD(P)/FAD-dependent oxidoreductase, producing the protein MYDIVIIGAGVSGSAVAREVSRYDVSACVLEKCEDVCEGTSKANSAIVHAGFDAEEGSLMAKLNVEGNEMMDQLSKDLDIPFKRNGSLVVCVHKEELDGIKDLYDRGVKNGVKGLKILSREEALELEPNLSENVEGALFAPTGGIVCPFELNIAMAENANMNGVEFRFNTEVEDIKKCDDGLWHIRTNNGEYVSRVVVNAAGVHADEIHNMVSADKMHIIERRGDYCLLDKEVGGFVSHTIFPQPTKYGKGVLVTPTVHGNLLVGPTAIDIEDKEGTNTTAKGLDEVFAKASENVKNLPMRNVITSFAGLRAHLEKHEFVIEEVKDAENFIDVAGIESPGLSASPAIGKMVGNMLKDKMGLKEKSDWIATRKGVKSTEGLSIDEMNALIKENPAYGTIICRCESITEGEILDAIHRPLGARSLDGVKRRTRAGMGRCQAGFCSPRTMEIINRELGLPYEKITKSGGKSNIILERTKGEVSHS; encoded by the coding sequence ATGTACGATATAGTGATAATTGGCGCAGGCGTATCAGGAAGCGCCGTGGCAAGAGAAGTATCAAGATACGATGTTTCTGCATGTGTACTGGAAAAATGTGAAGATGTATGTGAAGGGACCTCCAAGGCAAATTCAGCTATAGTTCATGCCGGATTTGATGCTGAAGAAGGTTCACTTATGGCAAAACTGAATGTCGAAGGCAACGAGATGATGGATCAGCTTTCAAAGGATCTCGATATTCCCTTTAAGAGAAACGGATCACTCGTTGTTTGTGTACATAAAGAGGAGCTTGACGGTATTAAGGACTTATATGACAGAGGTGTAAAAAACGGTGTAAAGGGTCTGAAGATACTCTCAAGAGAGGAAGCCCTTGAGCTTGAGCCTAACCTTTCCGAAAATGTTGAAGGTGCGCTTTTTGCTCCTACCGGCGGAATTGTATGTCCCTTTGAACTGAATATAGCAATGGCTGAAAATGCCAATATGAATGGTGTTGAATTCAGATTTAACACAGAAGTTGAAGATATCAAAAAGTGTGATGACGGCTTGTGGCATATAAGAACAAACAACGGTGAATATGTAAGCCGTGTGGTTGTAAATGCAGCAGGAGTTCACGCTGATGAAATACACAACATGGTAAGTGCTGACAAGATGCATATTATCGAGAGAAGAGGAGATTACTGCCTCCTTGATAAGGAAGTCGGAGGCTTTGTATCACATACAATTTTCCCGCAGCCTACGAAATACGGTAAGGGCGTACTTGTAACTCCAACTGTTCACGGAAATCTGCTTGTTGGTCCGACAGCTATTGATATTGAGGATAAGGAAGGAACTAACACAACTGCAAAGGGACTTGATGAAGTTTTTGCAAAGGCTAGCGAGAATGTAAAGAACCTTCCCATGAGAAATGTTATTACATCCTTTGCAGGACTTCGTGCTCATCTCGAAAAACACGAATTTGTAATTGAAGAAGTTAAGGATGCAGAGAACTTTATCGATGTGGCAGGAATAGAGTCACCCGGATTATCCGCTTCACCGGCTATCGGCAAAATGGTAGGAAATATGCTTAAGGATAAGATGGGACTTAAAGAAAAGTCTGACTGGATCGCTACCAGAAAAGGTGTTAAGAGTACAGAAGGACTGTCAATCGATGAAATGAATGCTCTCATAAAAGAAAATCCGGCATACGGAACAATAATCTGCAGATGTGAATCAATAACTGAAGGAGAGATACTTGATGCTATCCACAGACCATTGGGTGCAAGATCACTTGATGGAGTAAAGCGCAGAACAAGAGCAGGAATGGGAAGATGTCAGGCAGGCTTCTGCAGCCCGAGAACGATGGAAATAATTAACAGAGAATTAGGACTTCCGTATGAAAAGATTACAAAGAGCGGCGGAAAATCCAACATTATTCTTGAGAGAACTAAGGGGGAGGTAAGCCACTCATGA
- a CDS encoding phosphate/phosphite/phosphonate ABC transporter substrate-binding protein gives MKRLFAMMIAGVSVVSMLAGCGSKTADTAEQTAEAVVTEGASEETADTAENAENVKIDKLTIGFVPSREPDEIVTATEPLKELLTNELATLGYEVGEVDITVGTSYEAVGEGLSAGTIDIGLIPGGTYVLYDDGCDVLLTATRDGLSIESPNAKDWNDNKPTEPTEDQVTFYRGLIIAGPSEAGQAVAAKVNAGEDITWEDLDGLNWSVMNSSSSAGYIYPSLWLQANYEKHVTDLTHAVQADSYGNAFARLASGQIDVLCCYADARRDNEDKWTTEYGREASIWDETAVIGVTDGIYNDTISVSKTSPIMDDAFKAALSKAFINIGNSDAGKEVISIYNHNGYVEANPTDYDSERAAQELIKSMN, from the coding sequence ATGAAGAGATTATTTGCAATGATGATCGCCGGTGTTTCCGTAGTATCAATGCTCGCAGGATGCGGTTCCAAGACTGCAGACACAGCAGAGCAGACTGCAGAAGCAGTTGTGACAGAGGGTGCTTCCGAAGAGACAGCAGACACTGCAGAGAACGCAGAGAATGTTAAGATTGACAAGCTTACAATCGGATTTGTACCTTCACGTGAACCTGATGAAATCGTTACTGCAACAGAGCCCCTTAAGGAGCTTCTCACAAACGAGCTTGCTACACTCGGTTATGAGGTTGGCGAGGTAGACATCACTGTTGGTACAAGCTACGAAGCAGTTGGTGAGGGCCTTTCAGCAGGAACAATTGATATCGGTCTTATTCCCGGTGGTACATATGTGCTTTATGATGATGGCTGTGATGTTCTTCTTACAGCAACAAGAGACGGCCTTTCAATCGAGAGCCCCAATGCAAAGGATTGGAATGACAATAAGCCCACAGAGCCCACAGAGGATCAGGTAACTTTCTACCGCGGACTTATCATCGCAGGTCCTTCAGAGGCAGGACAGGCAGTAGCTGCTAAGGTTAATGCAGGTGAGGATATCACATGGGAAGATCTTGACGGCCTTAACTGGAGCGTAATGAACTCTTCATCTTCAGCAGGATATATTTATCCTTCACTCTGGCTTCAGGCAAACTATGAGAAGCATGTAACAGACCTTACACATGCTGTACAGGCTGACTCATACGGTAACGCTTTCGCAAGACTTGCTTCAGGTCAGATCGACGTTCTTTGCTGCTATGCAGATGCAAGACGTGACAACGAGGATAAGTGGACAACAGAGTATGGCAGAGAAGCCAGCATCTGGGATGAGACAGCAGTAATAGGTGTAACAGACGGTATCTACAATGACACAATAAGCGTAAGTAAGACATCTCCTATCATGGATGATGCTTTCAAGGCAGCTCTTTCAAAGGCATTCATTAATATCGGTAACAGTGATGCCGGTAAGGAAGTTATTTCTATCTATAACCACAACGGTTATGTAGAAGCTAATCCTACAGATTATGATTCTGAGAGAGCAGCTCAGGAACTTATCAAGTCAATGAACTAA